From a region of the Bradyrhizobium diazoefficiens genome:
- the sufC gene encoding Fe-S cluster assembly ATPase SufC codes for MALLEVKDLKVRVEEREILHGLTLTVNEGEVHAIMGPNGSGKSTLSHVIAGKPGYEVTDGQILFRGEDLLEMSPDMRAAKGVFLAFQYPVEIPGVATMNFLRTALNAQRKARGEDEYSTPDFLKKVREVSKSLNIPQDMLKRGVNVGFSGGEKKRNEVLQMALFEPSLCILDEMDSGLDIDALRIAADGVNALRSPKRSMVVITHYQRLLNYIVPDFVHVMSKGRVVKSGDKELALELEASGYTQFEDAA; via the coding sequence ATGGCTTTGCTTGAAGTGAAAGACCTCAAGGTTCGTGTCGAGGAGCGTGAGATCCTCCACGGCCTGACGCTGACCGTGAACGAGGGCGAGGTGCACGCGATCATGGGGCCGAACGGCTCCGGCAAGTCGACGCTCTCCCATGTCATCGCCGGCAAGCCCGGCTACGAGGTCACCGACGGTCAGATCCTGTTCAGGGGCGAGGACCTCCTGGAGATGTCGCCGGATATGCGTGCCGCCAAGGGTGTGTTCCTGGCGTTCCAGTATCCGGTCGAGATTCCCGGCGTCGCCACCATGAATTTCCTGCGCACGGCGCTGAATGCGCAACGCAAGGCGCGCGGCGAGGACGAATATTCGACCCCGGACTTCCTCAAGAAGGTCCGCGAGGTCTCGAAATCGCTGAACATCCCGCAGGACATGCTCAAGCGCGGCGTCAATGTCGGCTTCTCCGGCGGCGAGAAGAAGCGCAACGAGGTGCTGCAGATGGCGCTGTTCGAGCCGAGCCTGTGCATCCTCGACGAGATGGATTCGGGCCTCGACATCGATGCGCTGCGCATCGCAGCCGACGGCGTCAACGCGCTGCGCTCGCCGAAACGTTCGATGGTCGTCATCACCCACTATCAGCGGCTGCTGAACTACATCGTGCCCGATTTCGTGCACGTGATGTCGAAGGGCCGTGTCGTGAAAAGCGGCGACAAGGAGCTGGCGCTGGAGCTGGAAGCGTCCGGCTACACGCAGTTCGAGGATGCCGCGTAA
- a CDS encoding anhydro-N-acetylmuramic acid kinase, with product MMLTALGLMSGTSLDGVDVALIETDGKQVKAFGPSGYRAYSPAERNLLRQALSEAVHLSQRDARPGVLAEAERVVTQAHAEAVAAFLVQHRMKPEDIDIVGFHGQTVLHRPERRLTVQIGNAPALAKAIHIPVMHDFRAADVEAGGQGAPLVPVYHRALAQSLEREGPIVVVNIGGVSNITYIDGNDTLIACDTGPGNALLDDFMYRTMNQAFDAEGKFAALGKVDEAWIARALELPFFALPPPKSLDRNDFAARKLGDVAPADGAATLTAFTAAAIVRIIPLLPKRPRSWIVCGGGARNLTMLRMLRERVGSATVEAAETLGWASDAIEAQAFGFLAARGLKGLPLSYPATTGVPMPMTGGVMARP from the coding sequence ATGATGTTGACGGCACTCGGTTTGATGAGCGGCACCTCGCTGGACGGGGTGGATGTCGCGCTGATCGAAACCGATGGAAAGCAGGTGAAAGCGTTCGGCCCATCAGGTTACCGGGCCTATAGCCCGGCGGAGCGCAATCTGCTGCGCCAGGCGCTGAGCGAGGCCGTGCACCTGTCACAACGCGACGCCCGGCCAGGCGTCCTGGCCGAGGCCGAGCGCGTGGTGACGCAGGCTCACGCCGAGGCGGTGGCTGCCTTCCTCGTCCAGCACCGCATGAAGCCCGAGGACATCGATATCGTCGGCTTTCATGGCCAGACCGTGCTGCACCGCCCTGAAAGGCGGCTGACGGTGCAGATCGGCAACGCGCCCGCGCTGGCGAAAGCGATCCACATTCCCGTGATGCATGATTTCCGCGCCGCCGACGTCGAGGCTGGCGGGCAGGGTGCGCCCCTCGTCCCGGTCTACCACCGCGCGCTCGCGCAATCGCTGGAGCGCGAGGGGCCGATCGTCGTAGTCAATATCGGCGGCGTCTCCAATATCACCTATATCGACGGCAACGACACGCTGATCGCCTGCGACACCGGCCCCGGCAACGCGCTGCTCGACGATTTCATGTACCGCACCATGAACCAGGCGTTCGATGCGGAAGGAAAGTTCGCAGCTCTCGGGAAGGTCGATGAGGCCTGGATCGCTCGCGCGTTGGAGCTGCCGTTCTTTGCGTTGCCTCCGCCGAAATCGCTCGACCGCAACGATTTCGCCGCCCGGAAGCTTGGCGATGTGGCGCCGGCCGACGGCGCGGCTACGCTGACCGCCTTCACCGCGGCGGCGATCGTTCGCATCATCCCGTTGTTGCCGAAGCGACCGCGGAGCTGGATCGTCTGCGGCGGCGGCGCCCGCAACCTCACCATGCTGCGCATGCTTCGGGAGCGGGTGGGATCGGCCACCGTTGAGGCCGCCGAAACGCTCGGCTGGGCCTCCGACGCCATCGAGGCTCAGGCTTTCGGCTTCCTCGCTGCCCGCGGCCTGAAGGGCCTGCCGTTGTCCTATCCGGCGACAACGGGCGTGCCGATGCCGATGACGGGCGGGGTAATGGCCCGGCCCTGA
- a CDS encoding cysteine desulfurase family protein, whose translation MPTRVYLDWNATTPLRPEARAAMVAAFELIGNPSSVHAEGREARRLVEEARAVLATAVGALPRNVVFTSAGTEANALALSPGLRGPSGGPVERLLVSSIEHASVLAGGRFPGATIGLIQVTRAGVVDLEHLKAQLKDGPPALVSIMAANNETGALQPVTEVARMVHEAGGLLHVDAIQALGKIPFDIKAVGADLATFSAHKIGGPKGVGALVTAEGIAGLEPVLRGGGQELNRRAGTENVTGIAGFGTAVKAALQALPQDAEQMVTLRIHLENGIRAIAGATVFSDEVERLPNTVLFTAPGLKAETAVIGFDLEGVAVSSGSACSSGKVQPSHVLSAMGFGPAVAQGAVRLSLGWSTEPEDINRALEAWRKLGNTLLREEGRNTA comes from the coding sequence ATGCCGACCCGTGTCTATCTCGACTGGAACGCGACTACGCCGCTGCGCCCGGAGGCGCGGGCGGCGATGGTTGCGGCCTTCGAGCTGATCGGCAATCCGTCGTCGGTCCATGCCGAGGGACGCGAGGCGCGACGACTGGTCGAGGAGGCCCGCGCCGTGCTTGCCACGGCAGTCGGAGCGCTGCCGCGGAACGTCGTCTTCACCTCGGCCGGAACCGAGGCCAATGCGCTGGCGCTGTCGCCGGGTTTGCGGGGGCCGTCCGGCGGACCCGTTGAGCGGCTGCTGGTCTCGTCGATTGAGCACGCTTCGGTGCTGGCAGGCGGCCGGTTCCCGGGAGCCACGATCGGTCTGATTCAGGTCACGCGCGCCGGCGTCGTGGACCTTGAGCATCTGAAGGCACAGCTCAAGGACGGCCCGCCGGCGCTGGTTTCCATCATGGCCGCCAATAACGAGACGGGAGCGCTCCAACCGGTCACGGAGGTCGCACGAATGGTCCACGAGGCTGGGGGCCTCCTGCACGTCGATGCGATCCAGGCGCTGGGTAAAATCCCGTTCGACATCAAGGCTGTGGGCGCCGACCTTGCGACTTTTTCTGCACACAAGATCGGCGGCCCCAAAGGGGTCGGCGCCCTCGTCACGGCCGAGGGAATCGCCGGATTGGAGCCGGTGTTGCGAGGCGGGGGGCAGGAGCTCAACCGCCGCGCCGGAACCGAGAATGTCACTGGCATTGCCGGCTTTGGCACGGCCGTGAAGGCCGCGCTTCAGGCTCTGCCGCAAGATGCGGAGCAGATGGTAACCCTCAGGATTCACTTGGAAAACGGCATTCGAGCGATTGCGGGCGCAACGGTCTTCTCAGACGAGGTCGAGCGGCTGCCAAATACCGTGCTGTTCACTGCGCCCGGGCTCAAGGCCGAGACCGCCGTGATCGGCTTCGATCTCGAAGGCGTTGCCGTATCTTCCGGTTCAGCCTGTTCTTCGGGCAAGGTCCAGCCATCCCATGTGCTCTCAGCGATGGGGTTCGGCCCCGCCGTGGCCCAGGGAGCGGTGCGTCTCAGTCTGGGCTGGTCCACGGAACCGGAGGACATCAATAGGGCGTTAGAGGCTTGGCGAAAGCTCGGTAATACCCTACTTAGAGAAGAGGGACGAAACACGGCTTGA
- a CDS encoding DUF1330 domain-containing protein, whose protein sequence is MTAYLVLDLSVNDFTGFQTYIAEIPAFIAKHSGRYIVRGVEPTAIEGDWTPERLVIIEFPERAKAQAFLDDPDAQNLFAIRHAATTSKLLLADGCI, encoded by the coding sequence ATGACGGCCTATCTGGTGCTCGACCTCTCGGTGAACGATTTCACCGGCTTCCAAACATACATCGCCGAAATCCCGGCCTTTATCGCCAAGCATTCCGGACGATACATCGTCCGCGGCGTCGAGCCGACCGCGATCGAAGGCGACTGGACGCCCGAGCGCCTTGTCATCATCGAATTTCCGGAGCGCGCGAAGGCCCAAGCCTTCCTGGACGATCCCGACGCTCAGAACCTGTTCGCGATACGCCACGCCGCAACGACGAGTAAGCTGCTGCTTGCCGACGGCTGCATCTGA
- a CDS encoding alpha/beta hydrolase: protein MPEVIFTGPAGRLEGRYHPAKQKNAPIAMILHPHPQFHGTMNHQIVYQCYYAFAHRGFSVLRFNFRGVGRSQGSFDHGTGELSDAAAALDWAQTINPEARACWVAGFSFGAWIGMQLLMRRPEVEGFISIAPPANLYDFSFLAPCPSSGLIVHGEKDAVVPPKDVNTLVEKLKTQKGIVIDQQVIPGANHFFDAKLEPLMETITAYLDMRLANVR from the coding sequence ATGCCTGAAGTTATTTTCACCGGCCCTGCCGGCCGCCTCGAGGGCCGCTATCACCCGGCCAAGCAGAAGAACGCGCCGATCGCGATGATCCTGCACCCGCATCCGCAGTTTCACGGCACGATGAACCACCAGATCGTGTACCAGTGCTACTACGCCTTCGCGCATCGCGGCTTCTCGGTGCTGCGCTTCAACTTCCGCGGCGTCGGCCGCAGCCAGGGCTCGTTCGACCATGGCACCGGCGAATTGTCGGATGCCGCCGCCGCGCTCGACTGGGCACAGACCATCAATCCCGAAGCGCGCGCCTGCTGGGTCGCCGGCTTCTCCTTCGGCGCCTGGATCGGCATGCAGCTCCTGATGCGCCGCCCCGAGGTTGAAGGCTTCATCTCGATCGCGCCGCCGGCCAATCTCTACGACTTCTCGTTCCTCGCACCCTGCCCGTCGTCGGGCCTGATCGTGCACGGCGAAAAGGACGCAGTGGTGCCGCCCAAGGACGTCAACACGCTGGTCGAGAAGCTGAAGACGCAGAAAGGCATCGTGATCGACCAGCAGGTGATCCCCGGCGCCAATCACTTCTTCGACGCCAAGCTCGAGCCGCTGATGGAAACCATCACGGCCTATCTCGACATGCGTCTGGCGAACGTTCGCTAA
- a CDS encoding LytTR family DNA-binding domain-containing protein, with the protein MADTENAPLAERVEPVWDQNRTREDEPPAAGTSRGPVGTSGGDRTIFAAIAAVALAIGIVNAFSGAQDAAWRGGSYDVGRRLFWEMSSIAVILLLLPILVLAVRRMRRTPGLVARAAIGAIALLGFSALHITGMVWIRKLALWLAGSAYDFRFSLATVLYEFRKDAVAVVLIAGTLWLLESRRELKTTAVAPSAPPAPQQPSSPDLIWLRDGTSRIRVVPRDILWVASAGNYIEYSLADGTQHLIRGTLAAAESELARFSIVRVHRTKLANLDRVHGVELKASGDFELAFDNGQTLGGSRRYRPAVAALGSRTAPAGIAPADRPTIHKQS; encoded by the coding sequence ATGGCTGACACCGAAAATGCCCCGCTGGCGGAGCGCGTCGAACCGGTTTGGGATCAGAATCGGACGCGAGAGGATGAGCCGCCGGCCGCTGGGACGAGTCGCGGGCCTGTTGGGACCAGCGGCGGCGACCGGACGATATTCGCTGCGATTGCGGCGGTCGCGCTCGCGATCGGAATCGTCAATGCGTTTTCGGGGGCTCAGGATGCCGCCTGGCGCGGCGGCAGCTACGACGTCGGCCGGCGGCTGTTCTGGGAGATGTCGAGCATCGCAGTCATCCTGCTGCTGCTGCCGATCCTGGTGCTGGCGGTCCGCCGCATGCGCCGGACACCCGGCCTCGTCGCGCGGGCAGCAATCGGGGCGATCGCCCTGCTCGGCTTCTCCGCCCTCCACATCACGGGCATGGTCTGGATCCGCAAGCTCGCGCTCTGGCTCGCCGGAAGCGCCTACGACTTCCGTTTCTCGCTCGCGACGGTCCTGTACGAATTCCGCAAGGATGCCGTGGCCGTCGTCCTGATCGCCGGCACGCTCTGGCTGCTCGAAAGCCGGCGAGAGCTGAAGACGACTGCAGTTGCTCCGTCTGCGCCACCCGCCCCCCAACAGCCCTCGTCTCCCGATTTGATCTGGCTGCGCGACGGTACGAGCCGGATTCGCGTGGTGCCGCGCGACATCCTCTGGGTCGCTTCCGCCGGCAACTACATCGAATACAGCCTCGCCGACGGCACCCAGCACCTGATCCGAGGCACGCTGGCCGCGGCGGAAAGCGAGCTGGCGCGCTTTTCCATCGTTCGCGTTCATCGGACCAAGCTTGCCAATCTCGACAGGGTGCACGGCGTGGAGCTCAAAGCTTCCGGAGATTTCGAGCTCGCCTTCGACAACGGGCAGACGCTCGGGGGCAGCCGGCGTTACCGGCCGGCGGTCGCCGCGCTCGGAAGCCGAACCGCTCCGGCGGGAATCGCGCCCGCCGATCGGCCGACGATCCATAAACAGTCGTGA
- the sufB gene encoding Fe-S cluster assembly protein SufB encodes MPAVQETVERVKRIDVDQYRYGFETLIESDKAPKGLSEETVKFISQKKNEPAWMLQWRLEAYRRWLTMAEPTWARVDYPKIDFQDLYYYAAPKPKKTITSLDEIDPEILKTYEKLGIPLREVAMLEGVEPKVGEEDPARRKIAVDAVFDSVSVATTFKAELKKAGVIFMPISEAIREHPELVQKYLGSVVPTSDNFYATLNSAVFSDGSFVYVPPGVRCPMELSTYFRINERNTGQFERTLIIADKGSYVSYLEGCTAPQRDENQLHAAVVELVAHDDAEIKYSTVQNWYPGNSEGKGGIYNFVTKRGDCRGNNSKISWTQVETGSAITWKYPSCILRGDNSRGEFYSIAISNGFQQVDSGTKMIHLGKNTSSRIISKGIAAGKSQNTYRGLVTAHRKATGARNFTACDSLLIGDKCGAHTVPYIEAKNSSATFEHEATTSKISEDVLFYCVQRGLSQEEAVGLVVNGFVKDVLQQLPMEFAVEAQKLISISLEGSVG; translated from the coding sequence ATGCCAGCCGTGCAAGAGACGGTCGAGCGCGTGAAGCGCATCGACGTCGATCAGTATCGTTATGGGTTTGAAACCCTGATCGAGTCCGACAAGGCCCCCAAGGGGCTGTCGGAAGAGACCGTCAAGTTCATTTCGCAGAAGAAGAATGAGCCCGCCTGGATGCTCCAGTGGCGGCTGGAAGCCTATCGGCGCTGGCTGACCATGGCCGAGCCGACCTGGGCGCGCGTCGACTATCCCAAGATCGATTTCCAGGATCTCTACTACTACGCGGCGCCGAAGCCGAAGAAGACGATCACCTCGCTCGACGAGATCGATCCGGAGATCCTGAAGACCTACGAGAAGCTCGGCATCCCCTTGCGGGAAGTCGCCATGCTCGAAGGCGTCGAGCCCAAGGTCGGTGAGGAAGACCCTGCCCGGCGCAAGATCGCGGTCGACGCGGTCTTCGACTCGGTCTCGGTTGCGACCACGTTCAAGGCGGAGCTGAAGAAAGCCGGCGTGATCTTCATGCCGATCTCGGAAGCGATCCGCGAGCATCCCGAACTGGTGCAGAAGTATCTGGGCTCGGTGGTGCCGACCTCGGATAATTTCTACGCGACGCTGAATTCGGCGGTGTTTTCGGACGGCTCGTTCGTCTATGTGCCGCCGGGCGTGCGTTGCCCGATGGAACTGTCGACCTATTTCCGCATCAACGAGCGCAACACCGGCCAGTTCGAGCGCACGCTGATCATCGCCGACAAGGGTTCCTACGTCTCCTATCTCGAGGGCTGTACCGCGCCGCAGCGCGACGAGAACCAGCTGCACGCCGCCGTGGTCGAGCTCGTCGCGCATGACGATGCCGAGATCAAATATTCGACGGTGCAGAACTGGTATCCCGGCAATTCCGAAGGCAAGGGCGGCATCTACAATTTCGTCACCAAGCGCGGCGACTGTCGCGGCAACAACTCCAAGATCTCCTGGACCCAGGTCGAGACGGGTTCGGCGATTACCTGGAAATATCCGAGCTGCATTCTCCGCGGCGACAATTCCCGTGGTGAATTCTATTCGATCGCGATCTCGAACGGTTTTCAGCAGGTCGATAGCGGCACCAAGATGATCCATCTCGGCAAGAACACGTCGAGCCGCATCATCTCGAAGGGAATCGCCGCCGGCAAGTCGCAGAACACCTATCGCGGTCTTGTCACTGCGCACCGGAAGGCGACCGGCGCGCGCAACTTCACCGCCTGCGATTCCCTGCTGATCGGCGACAAATGCGGTGCGCACACCGTGCCGTACATCGAGGCCAAGAACTCGTCGGCGACGTTCGAGCACGAGGCGACGACCTCTAAGATCTCCGAGGATGTGCTGTTCTACTGCGTCCAGCGCGGGCTTTCGCAGGAAGAGGCGGTCGGCCTCGTCGTCAACGGCTTCGTCAAGGACGTGCTGCAGCAGCTGCCGATGGAATTTGCGGTGGAAGCGCAGAAGCTGATCTCGATCTCGCTTGAAGGGTCGGTCGGCTAA